The Mammaliicoccus sciuri genome window below encodes:
- a CDS encoding ABC-F family ATP-binding cassette domain-containing protein — MLQVTNVSLRFGDRKLFEDVNIKFTPGNCYGLIGANGAGKSTFLKVLSGELDSQSGHVSLGKDERLAVLKQDHFAHEDEKVIDVVLKGHEKLWQVMTEKNEIYMKPDFSDEDGMRAAELEGEFAEMNGWNAEADASVLLSGLGIKDELHDKMMSELENNQKVKVLLAQSLFGEPDVLLLDEPTNGLDIKAIAWLEDFLINFENTVIVVSHDRHFLNNVCTHIADLDYGKIKLFVGNYDFWYQSSQLATQMAQDQNKKKEERIKELQDFIARFSANASKSKQATSRKKMLEKIELDDIQPSSRRYPFVNFTIEREIGNDLLQVQGVSKTIDGQKVLNNVSFTMNPNDKAVLIGESEIAKTTLLRILAGEIEPDEGTVKWGVTTTQSYLPKDNSEYFEGIEMNLVDWLRQYAPPEEQTETFLRGFLGRMLFSGEEVKKKASVLSGGEKVRCMLSKMMLSNSNVLLLDEPTNHLDLESITAVNDGLKNFKGSLIFTSYDFEFINTIANRVIEIKEDGAISKEISYEEYLRDQGVYN, encoded by the coding sequence ATGTTACAAGTTACGAATGTAAGTTTACGTTTCGGTGATCGTAAGCTTTTTGAAGATGTAAATATTAAGTTCACACCAGGTAACTGTTACGGACTTATCGGTGCTAATGGAGCTGGGAAATCAACGTTCTTAAAAGTATTATCAGGCGAATTAGATTCTCAATCAGGTCACGTTTCACTTGGTAAAGATGAACGTTTAGCAGTATTAAAACAGGATCACTTTGCGCACGAAGATGAAAAAGTGATTGATGTTGTATTAAAAGGCCATGAAAAATTATGGCAAGTTATGACTGAGAAAAACGAAATTTATATGAAACCAGACTTCTCAGATGAAGATGGTATGCGTGCAGCAGAACTTGAAGGTGAGTTTGCTGAAATGAACGGATGGAATGCAGAAGCGGATGCATCTGTTTTACTTTCAGGTTTAGGTATTAAAGACGAATTACATGACAAAATGATGTCTGAATTAGAAAACAACCAAAAAGTAAAAGTACTTCTTGCTCAAAGTTTATTTGGTGAGCCAGATGTTCTATTACTCGATGAGCCTACAAACGGTTTAGATATTAAAGCGATTGCTTGGTTAGAAGATTTCTTAATTAACTTTGAGAATACAGTTATCGTCGTATCACATGATAGACATTTCTTAAACAATGTATGTACACATATTGCTGACTTAGACTACGGCAAAATTAAACTATTTGTCGGAAACTATGACTTCTGGTATCAATCAAGTCAACTTGCTACTCAAATGGCTCAAGATCAAAACAAGAAAAAAGAAGAACGTATTAAAGAATTACAAGACTTTATTGCAAGATTTAGTGCGAACGCTTCTAAATCTAAGCAAGCAACAAGCCGTAAGAAAATGCTTGAAAAAATTGAACTTGATGACATTCAACCATCATCAAGACGTTATCCATTCGTTAATTTCACAATTGAGCGAGAAATCGGTAATGACTTATTACAAGTTCAAGGTGTTTCAAAAACAATTGACGGTCAAAAAGTATTAAATAACGTTTCATTTACAATGAACCCAAATGATAAAGCTGTATTAATCGGAGAAAGTGAGATTGCTAAAACGACCCTACTTCGTATTTTAGCTGGTGAAATTGAACCAGATGAAGGAACAGTTAAATGGGGCGTTACAACAACACAATCATACTTACCAAAAGATAACTCAGAATATTTCGAAGGTATAGAAATGAACTTAGTTGACTGGTTAAGACAGTATGCACCACCAGAAGAACAAACAGAAACATTCTTAAGAGGATTCCTTGGACGTATGTTATTTAGTGGTGAAGAAGTTAAGAAAAAAGCAAGTGTCCTTTCAGGTGGAGAAAAAGTAAGATGTATGTTAAGTAAAATGATGTTATCAAACTCTAACGTATTATTACTAGACGAACCAACAAACCACTTAGACTTAGAAAGTATCACTGCAGTCAATGATGGATTGAAGAATTTCAAAGGATCATTAATCTTTACTTCATATGACTTTGAATTTATCAATACAATCGCTAATCGCGTAATTGAAATCAAAGAAGACGGCGCAATTTCTAAAGAAATCAGTTATGAAGAATACTTGAGAGATCAAGGTGTTTATAACTAA
- a CDS encoding CvfB family protein, whose product MAHEKDTLVGRIDFLKLDRLEGSTYHLLGPNSEPIKMNASEVEDDDQLEIGEDYSFFVYPSRSGELFATQNMPTITKDRYDWVKVLRVDRDGAAVDVGLPREVLIPWEDLPKVKELWPQNGDMIFCTLRIDSNSQMFARLATETIVDTMYKMAEESMLHQHVTARPYRLLRVGTFLLSEDGYKIFVHESERKHEPRLGEEMDVRIIGVKENGELNGSFLPLAHERLDEDGQVIFDLLVEYDGELPFWDKSNPEAIKEVFNMSKASFKRAIGRLYKQKLITIETGKITITKKGWAQVKKED is encoded by the coding sequence ATGGCACACGAAAAAGATACGCTTGTAGGTCGCATAGACTTTTTAAAATTGGATAGATTGGAAGGTTCAACTTATCACTTACTTGGACCAAATAGCGAACCTATTAAAATGAATGCTTCAGAAGTGGAAGATGACGATCAATTAGAAATCGGTGAAGATTATAGTTTCTTTGTATATCCTAGCCGATCTGGAGAATTATTTGCTACACAAAACATGCCAACTATTACAAAAGACCGTTATGATTGGGTAAAAGTATTGAGAGTAGACCGTGATGGTGCTGCAGTAGATGTAGGATTACCTAGAGAAGTACTCATTCCATGGGAAGATCTACCTAAAGTTAAAGAGCTATGGCCACAAAACGGTGACATGATATTCTGTACACTTAGAATAGATAGTAATAGTCAAATGTTTGCGAGACTAGCAACAGAAACAATCGTTGACACGATGTACAAAATGGCTGAAGAATCTATGTTACATCAACATGTAACAGCAAGACCATATCGCTTATTAAGAGTAGGTACTTTCCTCTTATCTGAAGATGGTTATAAAATATTTGTACATGAATCAGAACGTAAACATGAACCAAGACTAGGTGAAGAAATGGACGTTAGAATCATCGGCGTAAAAGAAAACGGTGAATTAAATGGTTCATTCTTACCATTGGCACATGAAAGGCTAGATGAAGATGGCCAAGTGATATTTGATTTACTTGTAGAATATGACGGAGAATTACCATTTTGGGATAAATCAAACCCAGAAGCGATTAAAGAAGTCTTTAATATGAGTAAAGCAAGTTTCAAACGTGCTATCGGTAGATTATATAAACAAAAATTGATCACAATCGAGACTGGTAAAATTACCATCACTAAAAAAGGTTGGGCTCAAGTTAAAAAAGAAGACTAA
- a CDS encoding CAT RNA binding domain-containing protein, translating to MIIKQVLNNNVAIAISENGEEVIAMGKGIVFSKKKGDFLSHQTPEKIFRLDNQEVRFHLQSLINDVPVPIITTCCEIINDVQHKFDFTFQDYIYVTLTHHLHHAVNIHQNNQKIQTFSIDVKSIHPRAFESSLYALTIIKRNLNISFPAYEANNLALHFINAEQPEGIENQTAYKNKNIQLNDLINCLNQIGITRNKSNEYYYDRFIQHLKYLTEHILDYSEDLSQQVDISFQQHLKTHYPNSYLYAKDLYNAISRKFNIVINQHHLFYFQLHIERILSSQKGGTTRDE from the coding sequence ATGATAATCAAACAAGTCCTTAACAATAATGTTGCTATTGCCATCAGTGAAAATGGTGAAGAAGTAATCGCTATGGGGAAAGGAATCGTGTTCTCAAAAAAGAAAGGTGATTTCTTATCTCATCAAACACCCGAGAAAATCTTTAGACTCGATAATCAAGAAGTGAGATTTCATTTACAGTCTTTAATTAATGATGTACCCGTACCGATTATTACGACATGTTGTGAAATCATAAATGATGTTCAACATAAATTTGATTTTACATTTCAAGATTACATTTATGTCACATTAACGCATCATTTACATCACGCGGTCAATATTCATCAAAACAACCAAAAGATACAGACATTTTCTATTGATGTTAAAAGCATTCATCCTCGTGCATTTGAATCTAGTTTATACGCATTAACGATTATTAAACGAAATTTAAATATTTCTTTCCCAGCATATGAAGCAAATAATCTAGCATTACATTTTATCAACGCTGAGCAACCTGAGGGTATCGAAAATCAAACTGCTTATAAGAATAAAAATATTCAACTGAACGATTTGATCAATTGCTTAAATCAAATAGGTATCACACGGAATAAGTCCAATGAATATTATTATGATAGATTCATCCAGCACTTAAAGTATTTAACAGAACACATTCTTGATTATTCTGAAGACTTATCTCAACAAGTTGATATATCATTCCAACAGCATTTAAAAACACACTATCCAAATTCTTATTTGTACGCAAAAGACTTATATAACGCCATATCAAGAAAGTTCAATATTGTTATTAATCAACATCACTTGTTCTATTTTCAGTTGCATATAGAACGCATATTATCATCACAAAAAGGAGGCACAACACGAGATGAGTAG